A DNA window from Aspergillus nidulans FGSC A4 chromosome I contains the following coding sequences:
- a CDS encoding uncharacterized protein (transcript_id=CADANIAT00006626) gives MSIPAIIDPFPEPQAAFQVRYAEPKTLECPRPRQQLDTSKLTEIHGRHVRFAPDTTEYMDRKPLRSSPFPTKANITRLDLTLTTANSDADLLPLQPARTPMRVRFAAEISIIPRPADSFDHVLSAVDFNTTHLDSTGKTCPVMQHVRFADEFTNHSHAHDVFPLIYVRDGERASVSSSRSSSSPSSLGARRADELERSSSLDNFVFVAENCRRRKRRFRRVCGKVKELFKERKGKVVL, from the coding sequence ATGTCCATTCCCGCCATCATCGACCCCTTTCCCGAACCCCAAGCGGCGTTCCAAGTCCGTTACGCTGAGCCAAAGACTCTCGAGTGTCCTAGGCCCAGACAACAACTCGATACCAGCAAACTAACAGAAATCCACGGAAGACACGTTCGATTCGCTCCAGATACCACCGAATACATGGACCGGAAGCCCCTTCGATCTTCGCCTTTCCCGACAAAGGCAAACATCACCCGTCTTGATCTCACCCTGACCACAGCCAATAGCGATGCTGACCTGCTCCCGCTGCAACCCGCACGCACGCCTATGCGTGTCCgatttgctgctgagatcTCGATTATTCCCCGACCTGCCGATAGCTTCGACCACGTTCTCTCGGCCGTCGATTTCAACACGACCCATCTCGACAGCACTGGAAAAACTTGTCCCGTTATGCAACATGTTCGGTTCGCCGACGAGTTTACCAACCACAGCCACGCCCATGACGTCTTTCCCTTAATATACGTTCGAGACGGCGAGCGTGCGTCTGTTTCttcctcccgctcctccagctcccccaGCTCGCTTGGGGCTCGGCGTGCGGATGAGCTGGAGCGCTCGTCGTCTCTGGACAATTTTGTTTTTGTGGCCGAGAactgcaggaggaggaagaggaggtttAGGAGGGTCTGTGGGAAAGTTAAGGAGTTGTTTAAAGAGAGGAAGGGCAAGGTTGTTTTGTAA
- a CDS encoding uncharacterized protein (transcript_id=CADANIAT00006627), whose amino-acid sequence MIFTANRITTLTIPVAWVSERDILPVESVYRKVCLYHGRNPPMKSAGRIVTIKNKGSSGKKPEGMASSIEKKIYIPPGLNRSTSMGCFGIAYQDQSQYLSTVALSQQ is encoded by the exons ATGATCTTCACCGCTAACAGAATCACGACACTGACAATCCCA GTTGCTTGGGTGAGCGAAAGGGACATTCTGCCTGTAGAGTCAGTATATAGAAAAG TATGTCTCTATCATGGAAGAAATCCTCCTATGAAGTCTGCAG GGAGGATTGTCACAATCAAGAACAAAGGCAGCTCGGGAAAGAAGCCAGAAGGAATGGCCAGCAGTATAGAGAAGAAAATATACATCCCACCAGGTCTCAATCGGTCAACTTCTATGGGTTGTTTCGGCATAGCCTACCAAGACCAAAGCCAGTACCTCTCCACCGTTGCACTCTCCCAGCAATAA
- a CDS encoding uncharacterized protein (transcript_id=CADANIAT00006628): MRSIGEGSGPRHSPAQYRPPQRPTRLDPEPAASPEYRLLESEHQSHWVRNERLDARRLDRPLRYRSSNLTGTGDHLGASVPYISDSRRHLSSEPGLDRPEDETQTGVSEAWMSRLAIDVEELARAIECPRESEHEQGGNIAAIVILRTPNFQTRTQTQDQNQDQEQNQGHGGWTARPPLAATWYQPSTGQSFTASPETSVESESGWDFWDELHQLG; encoded by the coding sequence ATGCGCTCTATCGGAGAGGGCTCCGGCCCTCGCCATTCACCTGCCCAATATCGACCTCCCCAGCGTCCAACCCGTCTGGATCCAGAGCCTGCTGCATCGCCCGAGTACCGACTTCTGGAATCAGAGCACCAAAGCCACTGGGTGAGAAACGAACGCCTCGACGCCCGTCGTCTGGACAGGCCGCTACGGTACAGGTCCTCAAACCTCACAGGGACTGGTGACCACCTTGGTGCTTCAGTTCCCTATATTTCGGACAGTAGACGGCATCTGAGCAGCGAACCAGGACTCGATAGACCAGAAGACGAGACTCAGACTGGGGTGAGCGAGGCGTGGATGTCCCGGCTTGCAATCGATGTCGAAGAGCTTGCCAGGGCGATTGAATGCCCCCGGGAGTCTGAGCATGAGCAGGGGGGCAATATTGCAGCAATAGTGATACTCCGGACGCCCAACTTTCAGACGCGGACCCAAACTCAGGACCAGAAtcaggaccaggagcagAACCAGGGCCACGGCGGATGGACAGCAAGGCCACCTCTCGCTGCAACTTGGTATCAGCCTTCGACGGGTCAGAGCTTCACTGCTTCGCCTGAAACTTCAGTTGAGTCTGAATCTGGCTGGGATTTCTGGGATGAGCTACACCAGCTGGGATGA